gaccaaatcCGGGCTTCTGCGGTTAAGTATCGATCGATAGCACTGGTGTGCATCGATCGACGCGCGTCTCTCCTTGTCGACCTCGGATGGTCGATATGGTCCTCTCGGGTATGAACTCTAAAGTGCTACAAAATACTCCaaaatcatcattttcttccATTAGCtcctgaacctataaatatacaatatggACACAAAAATAGATAgaatatatcctaaaatactaatataccaTGACTAAAAGTGGGTCAAagtcatggtatatcaactcccccaaacttaacattttgcttgtcctcaagcaaaaacaactGGTAGTCTCTggaaaaagtttgaaaacagcagggacttgAAATGTCTATAAGTCTTAGTCATATCTTTCTAGTAGTGCAATCCAAGTTATAAAAATCCTAACTACAAAAGCACACTATACCATATCCTAATATAGCAACCAAGATCTCCTAGTCAACAACTTAACCAATCATGTCtaacattcccctctactaacctcaattcttgcataaaataaatgtgtaggctttaccttgggagtatcgatcacatGATGCAAAAATGTTCAAACAAATATCTGGACCTACAGATAAACAGTAGTTCCTATTATTTATCTCTACTAAATTGTATCTCAGTCAATTCTACTATATGTAGATTTATTGACCAAGATTGGACATGCTTCcatgaatcaaattttaatggtTTCAGCCACCAAATCATGTTCACTTCTTTTTGACCTATATCCTAGGATTTATATGAAGCAAGCCTTAACGGTTGTAGCCACCAAGTCCTGTTCAAATCATTTACCTATAGAATTCTTATGAATCAAGCGTTAATGGTTGTTGCCACCAAGTCATGTTCGAATTCTTTcctatataatataaatataaatataaatatttctcttttttttcttttttgttttttttcaaatctaatCGATcctaaaatttcataattgagagagaaaaatgtaaatatacaagGCTTTACCTTTCAGACTTGTTTGAAGAATCCGATCtcatgtataccaagccccaagacaagcaagaTACAATCTCGCCATTATCCAAGagaatcatcaccttcttgttggtgCACTCATTGGCATAATAACCAATACCATGACACTTataacacttcacatctctggaTCTGGTGGTGGGTGCTTTGCCTTTATTATCACGCTGATATCCCTTGGTTTCCTCTTTTGGTTTGGCAAAAGACTTATCTTCCTTGGCTGATCTGAAGTTGTTGCCATAACTTCAGGATATCCTCATACTCTTGTAACTCCAATTGGTCTTGGATGTCAGAgttgagaccagcttggaaccgagccaCAGTTGCTTCAGGACCCTCTTGGTAGTAGTCATCTACACTTCTGGTTCCCTGAATAAGCCTCATGATTTTCTGATGGATGTCCCTACTGTAGTGACCAGGAACAAAGCGCTTCTTAATGATGGTTTTAAGCTCATACCAAGAAGGTAGTTGCTGCTCTCCAGTCTTTCTCCTAGTTGTGACAATCTGATCCCACTAGTGTAGTGAATACTCATTTAACTAAGTAGCAGCtaacctttctttctttgtgtATGAGTAGTTTTGGCAATCAAACACAAGCTCCATTTTTTTTCCCACTCAAGGTAAGCATCAGGGTCGTTGGTGCCACTGAAAGTAGGTATCTTGAGCTTGAGGTTGCCTAGACTGTTATCTAGTCTGTCTTGGATGGTGCGGTCGGTTTTGGTTGGAGATGGAACCCTTAGTGATCTAACTTCACCCGAACTCCTTCCAGATGATGTATGATTGTCCTCGGTGCCTCATGTGGCAACTCTCTTGcctctcattttctctctagcTGCTTTCCTAACCTGTGAAGAAGTACTCTCttgcctctttttttttattactggtTGGCCCTCTTGCAGATACAACAAATAGATAGAAAAGAGATGAATAGACTaaacagaaacagagagatcaaacgaggttcccaaaaagaaaaagaattcgAATTTTTTTATGACAAACCTTACATCAAGAGccttcaatctgctctgataccacctgataGAATCATGGTTGTGATGGATTCGTTTGTCCTTGATCTTTGAAGGTTAATCTGTGGTATGGTCGATGAATGTTTGATCTGATGTGCGGATTAGATAGATGGATGATCGATGATGGATGGATCAGTGGATAAATGTCGAGATGAAGGTGGTTCTTCAGTTTTAGATCGATAGAAAGATCACAACTTGCTCGATGTCTAAGTGATCTAGAGAATTAACTTTTATTCAGATTACAAACGAGATTGCTTTTAGATAATGAACTCTGTAAAACATCAATTttcaaagatgaacaagaaATTCACAagtttgagagatttgtgataaAAAGAGTGAGTAATCTTATTGAAATCGATACAAGGGTTTATGTAGAAGAAGAACACGACATTGGAAAAGAAAACACAGACTAAGACTTGTAGTTTtacgaaaaagaaaagaagaaatacTAGACAAGACCAAAGACTGAGTAATTGTAGATCTTGACTTTGTTCTCGTCTTGTTCTTCAATTGATTTTGGGTCTGGTTCAGAGATAACCAAGACAACAATCAATTTCTTCAATCTTCTGGTTTGATCTGGTAATTGAACCTTCAGATAAAAAGAATGGATCTTAGGTTTGGTTGGAATGTGCTGGAAAGGAGAAAGAAGCAACAGGCTTCAAGCTTCATGGATGGGCCGAACAGATCCATCGCCCAAGTTCAGCTCGCCTTGAATAGCTACTGGTTTAGTCTCGTCCAGCTTGTCCAAGTCAGCTCCCAGATCAGTCTCATCCAGCTCACCCAATTCAGCTCCTGGGACAGTGTCATCCAGAAAGTCCAAGTCAGCTCCCAAATCAGTCTCTTTCAGCTCGTCCAAGTCCGGTTCAGCTGCTGGTTCGATTAGGGTTGCATCATCTTTTTCCTCAAATTCACTATTTTCTGTAAAAGCAAATATGTTTCttcaaactttttgtttaatagatcttgtattttaatcattgttttccattattttatttatcttttaagatATATGAAGCTGCATCTCTAGTAGTGGTTTAATGGTGATGTATCGACAACGAAGTTAATGGCATATAtcatttgaagtttcactaatGGTGTCTCTGTCTTTTCATGTCTATGTGCTCTATTCTTGCTCCGAAACCGCCGGCGAGCCTCTTTCAACTCGATCTCCAAGCCGTCGTGTTCGTCTTCCTCATGGTGTCACACGGAGAATCCGGTCTTTCGCGTTCTCATTTCGATTCAATCATCTGCGTCGTGTTCTAGCTCCTTCTTTCTCGTCGTGAATCATCATCACCGTGACCTCTTTTCCTCTCTGACTCGCCCTTCAACCTTCATGAAAAAGCTCGAGAGCAATAATGGTTAACTTTGGCGTTTTTGCTCATCTAGTCCTTtagattttgtattttatatatacagcACTTTTAGATTGAGGTGCAACGGATCGTGTATCCAGagaattttaaagtatttaaatcTAGATCTTTATCCGGTGATTTCATGTTTTTACTATCTTTATCCGAATTTGGGGTTCTCGGATATCTAGACGTTAGATATGtagatatttttctaaaattgtaGTATCCGGCAGATATCCGGATACTTATTTggatctttaaaataaaataaaaaataatactaaaatattaacaacaaattaaaaataaaaatgtgcatggtgtttttaattatttatatgtatattattacaaatttatatagaaaatataaataaagttaattatatatatatatatattattttgaaataattattaataaaaattacggATATAGATTTGAATCCGATTTTTACATATCCACCATTTTACTATTCAGATTTTCGGAGTGGATCCGGATTGGATCTCATATCGAATCCGGATCTCGGAGAATAATTCAAGCCCTATTCTATATTGTATGGAAATTTAGGGGCATTTAATTAGAAACACTGTATCAAGTATCAACCCTCTTTCGACCATAGTGTCCagaaaaagtaaaacaaagttCCAAGGGCATTTATCTCGATCTTGGATTCGCTTAAGAGCAAAGGCTAGAACTAGTAGTAATACAGAGTAGTTGCATTAATTAGATGATGAACCGAAGACTGTACCCAAGAGGTAGTGACATATGTTAACCACATCACTCGTCTAAGTGTAAAATGTAAAATCCGCCATcaaatgtttccaaataaatgTTGGTCAGAATACTATTTGTCGCTAAAATAGGAAATAAACTTGTTATTTTGTAACCTGAGGAATATGATACGTATATCTAAACTAGAGAAGATAATAACATAATTGATGGGGCATTTAAACTGAAACCACAGCATAACAAGTTACCAACCCACACTCTTCACTACCAACTCCAGTTTCCATGAAACATCAAAAGGCTTTATAAACTTGTTGCTCTGTCTTCAAAATTGTATTAAAAAGATTGTCTACATCACTCTAAatgtttaattattattcaGTCTGGTTAATTACAAAACGAGGTCTGACAGAAGAAAAGCATCACAAGAGCTTTCTGGTTACCAATGAATTACACATTATTGCCTTGTTATTTAAGAAGCAGAGAAAAGGAGGTGTGCTGCTAAAAGTACAagatttggtaaaaaaataagCGTCAAACCAAACATAGTAGAAGAAAACcagaagtatatatatatatattctatcaCCAAGAGAAAGGGCTAGCTCCTTGCAAGAACACTTCATTCTCCACCTCTTTTACCCTCTGGCATACCTGATTGCATATCTTTATCGCCATCGCCTGCAGCAACATGTTTTCATCATCAGAAACACTAATCATCCCATTTTGCAGCATTTTGATTCGAATAAGCTTTAAAAGAATCTTACCTTGTCTGCAAGGGGATCAAATGCTGCGTAGAGTTCAAAATCTGGTGTCACCCAGCATAGCAAAGCTGCAGCAATTTTCACAAAATTCTTTTTCTGTCAGTTCGCAGCAACAAGGTTTTcgtattttgttaaaatgtgCATGTTCAGGAACTTACTGTAGTTTTCGTCTCTTCTATATTGAGTCTTGTGGGGTCCCAATCCTTTCTCATGCATCGAAGCATAGAGTTTCTGGTATGCTCGGTATAGACTGCAAAACAGCTACATTAGTTTCTTCTGCGTTCTAAATACTAATCCTTACATGGGGATTCATGGCTTTTACCTTTTTTGTTGTCTGTGACTAGTTACTGGAGGTGAGAACTCAGAGGAAACGTATTGATCTAAGTATATACTGCGATACATGAAATGCCAAAGTCCAAAGGGACCTCCAGTTCCCACAGATACCTCTGTTGAAACTTGGCCCTCATTATTGGTAGATGATGGTTTCTGTCTAAGCCGGCGGTCTATTGGCAAATCCTCAACACGCAATCCACCTTCAGCGATTGATCTTTGAACCGTTGTAAGGATATTTGACTTGAGAAGAACAGCCTCGATGCGAACCCTACACAAGTTTATGGATCTCAATAACATGACTACTGAACAGTAGGTCAAAAACACAAGTATGAAAGCGATTTTTACCTGCAATCTTTGAGATGATAGAAGGCATCTGAACGCGTGGTAAGCAACATCACATATGTATCATCCTACATCGCCCAGTAAGTTAATATATCACTACTTTAAATGGGTTTACGAAGCTCTTTAGATGTAAAATTATGGCTCACATCGAAGAAGTGGACATAGGCATGCAAAAAGGCCTGAGGATTGTATCTTGGTAGACAGATTGGTGAGAAAGATTCTGATGTCCTGCTAGCAGAAAGGACGTCGTGAGATCAATTCACAGTTTCACACACAAAACAAGTGTATGGTTCACTGTTTATAGATAGGCAAAATATTTAGCACTTGCCTGAATGATTCTGAAGACATGACGAAATTTGAGAGTAGAAGCAAGTCATCGGGATGGAGAGAAGCTTTCTGTGCACCAGCAAGACTGACAACCTGCACGTTAACACACACTCAATAACTATGATGGGTTTCGAGGCTGAAAAACTTTGATCTTTTGTACAAGGGCATCTACCTTGTGTCTGCACATTAGTAGTGCAAACAGGGCCCCAGACGCGCAAACGTCTTGTAATACTGTCCCTGTAGCTTTCCTTGACGCATACGGAAGGGGAAGACAAGTGTAGGCATGTAGAAATGTAGCTGGGTTCCTAAAATTAGGAAAATCATCTCAAAGCTGGTTAGAACATTGTCTACGTGAAGCATAGGAGTATACCGAAAAGAGAAAAGGTGTAATTTGTAACAAGAACATTATGGCTAtgggaaagaaaataaataggCTCCACCATTCTAATAAAACTTAAGGCCTGTCTGTTGAACGTAGACATtgtaatatacaaaatatacaaattggTGATATACGTATAGCCTATAACCctctttttacattttaagaATAGCCTATAGCCTTGTCTCTGTTCTTACATCTTTTTGCTAAAAATGTGTATCATTAATCACAATGTTGGCCTCTAACAGACAACTGATCCATGAAAGGGGTACTTTTATAGCAATTCCAGTGAAAAACATCCTCATTATCCAAGTTTCTCTAGAGATCAGATCATTGCTTCTAACACAAATATAGATAAGTCTAATTTTCCTCCAGATTTGGGACCCATAACGTACAGGAGACTAGTATAACTTCGGCAGCCGCAATCTCCACATTAACATTGGTAAAATAACAGGAAAACAATGTGAAAGGCAAACGATTGAGTTGCGGATCAGAGACAAACCAGCTAAATGAATGGACAAGAGATGAGAAGACAGCATCTGTTCCTCCGAGCAAGGGTGTCATGTCGAACTTTGCATTCTTTTCAAAACATCTGTCTATTGACTTTGTTAAAATCACTATCATCTGCATCACCAATTTTGCATTTTGGTCATTTGAACCGCTTAGTTGAACATGAAAAAAGTTTCTAAAGGAAGGATACAGAGCAGTAGTTCTGTTGTTACCTGACCATAAAGAAGATCCAACTGCCCCCTTAAATATTCATACGTTTCATCTGTACAGCTGATGCAGACCAGGTATATTGGCCCCTTCACGAGAAAGACAACCTGAAGTTGACCATACATATGACTTACTTATTCTAATTGAACAGAACACTTCCCTTAGGGTGCAAATGGAATATTACTTCGAGGATTGAAATATGGTGGAATGATGCATTCctcaatagataaataaaataaacaaaattcaaagaaaaaatttTCTTCAATTCTCTCCACCAATGTATCTGATTAATAGGCAAATATAGGAACTACCGCCAAACTATAAAACTTATTGCGCAAGGAATTTGGAATACCTGGTGTTTTCCTGCCTTGACTAAATTGACACGGTCACCActgaaaaaacaaaaggaaaccttaaagacaaaataaatataattatcaagGGACACAAACAGCAGACAAAGCATGTGCAGTTTACCCATTCTCAACAAAGGAAATAATAGCTTGAAGAGTAGCTGAAAATCCAGCAAGCTTGTGTTCATCTCCATATCTGAAATCAGTACTTAAAACCCGCAATACAATAGCGAATAGTTCAATTATGAAGCAAACCTGGAATATATGGGTTTTCCGGAGTTACTCAATATGAAGAAatgcttcttcctctttctccaTGAAAGAGAAGCATCATCCTGCATTTCATATTAAAAGTTTGTTCTCAGAGTCTCATCTACCTCTAATAAGAAAGATTGTCATTACTGAAACGTATCACTCAATACAAAATTTTCCACAGTGCCGTTAATACTACTTTTACCAAATGAACTCTACTCAATGGTGCAAGAAGCTTTCAATCACAATATTTCCACGAAGGAGAGCTGATACTTTAGAATGACGAAACTCACCTCGTCGACGTGGCGTTTCCCAGGCAACCACGCGGCTTCGTGCTGCGAGGCGGTGTCACCGTCCACATTAGCTTCCCGGATCTCATCCTCGCTGGCGTCGTCAGCTCCGCCGCTGCTCCCTCTCTCCCCATCGTATCCGCTGCTCGTCGGACTCGGCGG
This genomic stretch from Raphanus sativus cultivar WK10039 chromosome 3, ASM80110v3, whole genome shotgun sequence harbors:
- the LOC108845135 gene encoding vacuolar fusion protein MON1 homolog, producing the protein MTSSDSSSSPSSSATDFADPNPSTDPGTNSERVQSQLESMNLSEPSGVSDDDDDDEEVAPANGNEGNGGEEIEASPRADHPVEMEAGEEPPSPTSSGYDGERGSSGGADDASEDEIREANVDGDTASQHEAAWLPGKRHVDEDDASLSWRKRKKHFFILSNSGKPIYSRYGDEHKLAGFSATLQAIISFVENGGDRVNLVKAGKHQVVFLVKGPIYLVCISCTDETYEYLRGQLDLLYGQMIVILTKSIDRCFEKNAKFDMTPLLGGTDAVFSSLVHSFSWNPATFLHAYTCLPLPYASRKATGTVLQDVCASGALFALLMCRHKVVSLAGAQKASLHPDDLLLLSNFVMSSESFRTSESFSPICLPRYNPQAFLHAYVHFFDDDTYVMLLTTRSDAFYHLKDCRVRIEAVLLKSNILTTVQRSIAEGGLRVEDLPIDRRLRQKPSSTNNEGQVSTEVSVGTGGPFGLWHFMYRSIYLDQYVSSEFSPPVTSHRQQKSLYRAYQKLYASMHEKGLGPHKTQYRRDENYTLLCWVTPDFELYAAFDPLADKAMAIKICNQVCQRVKEVENEVFLQGASPFSW